In Georgenia soli, a genomic segment contains:
- the pyrF gene encoding orotidine-5'-phosphate decarboxylase, giving the protein MTDNGASAPVERPAVVGQPPAAEPRELGTGPASTLPFGDRLADAMEAHGPVCVGIDPHPGLLEAWGLPDDASGLRSFGLRVVEELGGRVAALKPQSAFFERHGSAGVAVLEDVLAAVRAAGTLTILDVKRGDIGSTMSGYAEAYLGDGPLAADSVTLSPYLGFGSLRPALDLARQNGRGVFVLALTSNPEGSSVQHARTAGGTVAGDIAAGAAAENTSLPHRRLGSVGLVVGATVGTAVADLGLDLAAVRGPLLAPGVGAQGAGAAELAEVFGAAREQVLASTSRGVLGSGPGGLTGALARAVEDARQALGR; this is encoded by the coding sequence ATGACGGACAACGGGGCATCCGCACCCGTCGAGCGCCCGGCGGTCGTGGGGCAACCGCCAGCCGCGGAGCCTCGGGAGCTCGGTACCGGCCCCGCGTCGACCCTCCCGTTCGGCGACCGCCTCGCCGACGCCATGGAGGCCCACGGCCCCGTGTGCGTCGGCATCGATCCCCATCCCGGCCTGCTGGAGGCGTGGGGTCTCCCTGACGACGCGTCGGGCCTGCGCTCCTTCGGCCTGCGGGTCGTCGAGGAGCTGGGTGGCCGCGTGGCCGCGCTCAAACCCCAGTCGGCGTTCTTCGAGCGGCACGGGTCGGCCGGCGTCGCGGTGCTCGAGGACGTGCTGGCGGCCGTCCGGGCCGCCGGCACCCTGACGATCCTGGACGTCAAGCGCGGGGACATCGGCTCGACGATGTCCGGCTACGCCGAGGCGTACCTCGGTGACGGTCCGCTCGCCGCGGACTCCGTCACCCTCTCGCCCTACCTCGGCTTCGGCTCGCTCCGGCCCGCCCTCGACCTCGCACGGCAGAACGGGCGCGGCGTCTTCGTCCTGGCGCTGACGTCGAACCCGGAGGGCTCGTCCGTCCAGCACGCCCGGACGGCGGGCGGGACGGTCGCCGGCGACATCGCTGCCGGCGCCGCGGCGGAGAACACGTCGCTCCCGCACCGGCGACTCGGCTCGGTCGGGCTCGTCGTCGGCGCGACGGTGGGCACCGCCGTCGCCGACCTCGGCCTGGACCTCGCCGCGGTGCGCGGGCCGCTTCTGGCGCCGGGCGTGGGGGCGCAGGGAGCGGGGGCCGCGGAGCTCGCCGAGGTCTTCGGCGCGGCGCGGGAACAGGTGCTGGCGAGCACCTCGCGAGGCGTGCTCGGCTCCGGCCCGGGCGGGCTCACGGGCGCCCTCGCCCGTGCCGTGGAGGACGCCCGGCAGGCGCTCGGCCGCTGA
- the mihF gene encoding integration host factor, actinobacterial type yields MALPPLTPEQRADALAKAAAARATRAEVKNKLKYSQVTLSEVLEAAKQDEALSKLKVVSLLESLPGVGKATARSLMAEIGISEARRVRGLGPHQSAALVERFG; encoded by the coding sequence GTGGCACTGCCGCCGTTGACCCCCGAGCAACGAGCCGACGCCCTGGCGAAGGCCGCCGCCGCCCGAGCGACCCGTGCCGAGGTGAAGAACAAGCTCAAGTACTCGCAGGTCACGCTCTCGGAGGTCCTCGAGGCGGCGAAGCAGGACGAGGCGCTCAGCAAGCTGAAGGTCGTCTCTTTGCTGGAGTCGCTGCCCGGTGTGGGAAAGGCCACCGCGCGCTCGCTCATGGCCGAGATCGGCATCTCCGAGGCGCGACGCGTGCGCGGGCTGGGGCCGCACCAGAGCGCGGCCCTCGTCGAGCGGTTCGGCTGA
- the gmk gene encoding guanylate kinase — MTDAVPPLETSHARLTVLSGPTAVGKGTIMAEMRRRAPDVWISVSATTRAPRPGEIDGVHYFFLTSERFDELVSTGQMLEWAVVHGRNRYGTPRGPVERELAAGRPVFLELDLQGARQVREAMPDARFVFLAPPSWEELVRRLTGRGTEGPEERERRLSTAREELAAVGEFDHVIVNDDVGRATDELLTLMGVAERVE; from the coding sequence ATGACCGACGCCGTACCCCCGCTCGAGACGTCCCACGCCCGCCTGACCGTCCTGTCCGGACCGACGGCCGTGGGCAAGGGGACCATCATGGCGGAGATGCGGCGCCGCGCCCCTGACGTCTGGATCTCGGTGTCGGCGACCACGCGGGCCCCGCGCCCCGGTGAGATCGACGGGGTCCACTACTTCTTTCTCACGTCGGAGCGCTTCGACGAGCTCGTCAGCACCGGCCAGATGCTCGAGTGGGCCGTGGTCCACGGGCGCAACCGCTACGGCACCCCCCGCGGACCCGTCGAGCGTGAGCTCGCCGCCGGCCGGCCGGTGTTCCTCGAGCTGGACCTCCAGGGCGCCCGCCAGGTCCGCGAGGCGATGCCCGACGCCCGGTTCGTCTTTCTCGCCCCGCCGTCGTGGGAGGAGCTCGTGCGCCGCCTGACCGGGCGCGGCACGGAAGGCCCCGAGGAGCGCGAGCGTCGCCTCAGCACCGCGCGGGAGGAGCTGGCCGCCGTCGGCGAGTTCGACCACGTCATCGTCAACGACGACGTGGGACGCGCCACGGACGAGCTCCTCACCCTCATGGGCGTGGCGGAACGGGTAGAGTAG
- the rpoZ gene encoding DNA-directed RNA polymerase subunit omega: MYGTVAAPEGITDPPIDELLDKVDSKYALVIYAAKRARQINTYNAQLQEGLLEFVGPLVPAAQEDKPLSIAMREVNEGMLTLTRIEE, encoded by the coding sequence ATGTACGGAACCGTCGCCGCCCCCGAGGGCATCACCGACCCGCCGATCGACGAGCTGCTCGACAAGGTCGACTCCAAGTACGCCCTGGTGATCTACGCCGCCAAGCGCGCGCGCCAGATCAACACGTACAACGCGCAGCTGCAGGAGGGCCTGCTGGAGTTCGTCGGCCCGCTCGTCCCGGCCGCGCAGGAGGACAAGCCGCTGTCCATCGCCATGCGCGAGGTCAACGAGGGCATGCTGACCCTCACCCGCATCGAGGAGTGA
- the coaBC gene encoding bifunctional phosphopantothenoylcysteine decarboxylase/phosphopantothenate--cysteine ligase CoaBC, translated as MRIVLGVTGGIAAYKAALVLRLLKEAGHRVRVVPTESALRMVGRPTWEALSGEPVRTSVFDDAEHVDHVALGRGADLVIVAPATANLLAKAATGLADDLLSTTLLTVTCPVLLAPAMHTEMWLHPATQANVATLRGRGVHVLDPDSGRLTGADSGPGRLPEPAAIVAAALALLDDDVTGQDLAGRSVVVSAGGTREPLDPVRFLGNRSSGRQGVALAHAAARRGATVTLVAANVDDALLPDHPAVDVRQVETTLELRDAVREAGSAADVVVMAAAVADFRPATTTTHKIKKTSSGPAPIELETNPDILAELAADRLRDGQVVVGFAAETGDETGDVLTHGRAKARRKGADLLAVNEVGVGRGFGDVPNEVTILDAEGSVVGRGSGSKDDVADAVWDAVAARLRAATTIER; from the coding sequence TTGCGCATCGTCCTGGGAGTCACGGGCGGCATCGCCGCCTACAAGGCCGCCCTCGTCCTCCGGCTGCTCAAGGAGGCCGGGCACCGCGTCCGCGTCGTCCCGACCGAGTCGGCGCTGAGGATGGTCGGCCGCCCGACGTGGGAGGCCCTGTCGGGTGAGCCCGTCCGCACGTCCGTCTTCGACGACGCCGAGCACGTCGACCACGTCGCCCTGGGACGCGGCGCAGACCTTGTGATCGTCGCCCCGGCGACGGCGAACCTGCTCGCCAAGGCGGCCACCGGCCTGGCCGACGACCTGCTCTCCACGACGCTGCTCACCGTGACGTGCCCGGTGCTGCTCGCCCCGGCCATGCACACCGAGATGTGGCTGCACCCCGCGACGCAGGCGAACGTCGCCACCCTGCGCGGGCGCGGCGTGCACGTCCTCGACCCCGACTCCGGCCGCCTCACCGGCGCCGACTCCGGCCCCGGCCGCCTGCCCGAGCCGGCCGCGATCGTCGCCGCGGCCCTCGCCCTCCTGGACGACGACGTCACGGGGCAGGACCTCGCCGGCCGCTCCGTCGTCGTCTCGGCCGGCGGCACCCGCGAGCCGCTCGACCCGGTGCGCTTCCTGGGCAACCGGTCCTCCGGCCGCCAGGGCGTCGCCCTGGCCCACGCCGCGGCCCGCCGGGGCGCCACCGTCACCCTCGTGGCCGCCAACGTCGACGACGCGCTCCTGCCGGACCACCCGGCCGTCGACGTGCGGCAGGTGGAGACCACGCTGGAGCTGCGCGACGCGGTCCGCGAGGCCGGGTCCGCTGCCGACGTCGTCGTCATGGCGGCCGCCGTCGCCGACTTCCGTCCGGCCACGACGACGACGCACAAGATCAAGAAGACCTCGTCCGGTCCCGCGCCGATCGAGCTGGAGACGAACCCCGACATCCTCGCCGAGCTCGCCGCCGACCGGCTCCGTGACGGGCAGGTCGTCGTCGGCTTCGCCGCCGAGACCGGCGACGAGACGGGCGACGTGCTCACCCACGGGCGGGCGAAGGCGCGCCGCAAGGGCGCCGACCTGCTCGCCGTCAACGAGGTCGGCGTCGGCCGCGGCTTCGGCGACGTCCCGAACGAGGTGACGATCCTCGACGCCGAGGGCTCCGTCGTCGGGCGGGGGAGCGGCAGCAAGGACGACGTCGCGGACGCGGTCTGGGACGCCGTCGCGGCCCGCCTGCGCGCTGCCACTACGATCGAGCGGTGA
- the metK gene encoding methionine adenosyltransferase, with translation MTSLRQFTSESVTEGHPDKVCDRISDTILDAILEQDPLARVAVETVVTTGLVHVVGEVTTDAYVEIPQIVRDEVRRIGYTSSAIGFDGSSCGVSVSIGQQSADISAGVSKSLEGRTGVGVFDELDVQGAGDQGLMFGYACDDTPELMPLPIFLAHRLAERLALVRKEGLVAGLRPDGKTQVTIGYDGDRAVSLDTVVVSSQHDEWVRQDLLAVAVDRHVVSPVLQAAGLDLDTAGYDLLVNPTGQFVIGGPMGDAGLTGRKIIVDTYGGMSRHGGGAFSGKDPSKVDRSASYAMRWVAKNVVAAGLARRCEVQVAYAIGRAHPVGLFVETFGTETVPVERIVAAVREVFDLRPAAIVRDLDLLRPIYRHTSAYGHFGRELPEFTWERTDRVEDLRTAIG, from the coding sequence GTGACTTCTCTGCGTCAGTTCACGTCCGAGTCGGTGACCGAGGGGCATCCGGACAAGGTGTGTGACCGGATCTCGGACACCATTCTGGACGCGATCCTGGAGCAGGATCCGCTGGCCCGGGTGGCGGTGGAGACGGTGGTGACCACGGGTCTGGTGCACGTGGTGGGTGAGGTGACCACGGACGCGTACGTGGAGATCCCGCAGATCGTGCGGGACGAGGTGCGCCGGATCGGGTACACGTCCTCGGCGATCGGGTTCGACGGGTCCTCGTGCGGGGTGTCGGTCTCGATCGGGCAGCAGTCGGCGGACATCTCGGCGGGGGTGTCGAAGTCGTTGGAGGGCCGCACCGGCGTCGGGGTGTTCGACGAGCTGGACGTCCAGGGGGCGGGGGACCAGGGGCTGATGTTCGGGTACGCGTGCGACGACACGCCCGAGCTGATGCCGTTGCCGATCTTCCTCGCGCACCGCCTGGCGGAGCGGCTGGCGCTGGTGCGCAAGGAGGGGCTGGTGGCGGGGCTGCGTCCGGACGGCAAGACGCAGGTGACGATCGGGTATGACGGGGACCGGGCGGTGTCGTTGGACACGGTGGTGGTCTCCTCCCAGCACGATGAGTGGGTGCGCCAGGACCTGCTGGCGGTGGCGGTGGACCGGCACGTGGTCTCCCCGGTGCTGCAGGCGGCGGGGCTGGACCTGGACACGGCGGGTTATGACCTGCTGGTGAACCCGACGGGGCAGTTCGTCATCGGGGGCCCGATGGGGGACGCGGGGCTGACGGGGCGGAAGATCATCGTGGACACATACGGGGGGATGTCGCGCCACGGGGGTGGGGCGTTCTCGGGGAAGGACCCCTCGAAGGTGGACCGGTCGGCGTCGTACGCGATGCGGTGGGTGGCGAAGAACGTGGTCGCGGCGGGGCTGGCGCGCCGGTGCGAGGTGCAGGTGGCGTACGCGATCGGGCGGGCGCACCCGGTGGGGCTGTTCGTGGAGACGTTCGGCACGGAGACGGTGCCGGTGGAGCGGATCGTCGCGGCGGTGCGGGAGGTCTTCGACCTGCGACCGGCCGCGATCGTGCGGGACCTGGACCTGCTGCGCCCGATCTACCGGCACACCTCGGCCTACGGTCACTTCGGCCGGGAGCTGCCCGAGTTCACCTGGGAGCGCACCGACCGGGTCGAGGACCTGCGCACCGCCATCGGCTGA
- a CDS encoding primosome assembly protein PriA (binding of PriA to forked DNA starts the assembly of the primosome, also possesses 3'-5' helicase activity), which yields MRDTSVDAREASSVPRPAPWPATIAEAAQATLASGRGVLIVLPTNRQVDDVVAALKDALPGEPVARLVADDGPARRYRAFLRVLLGDVRVVVGTRAAAFAPVANLGLAVVFDDGDDRLEEPRAPYPHTRQVLALRADLEEAALLVGGFARTVEAQLLVEQGWAHPVQAPRTVVRAAAPRVLAPSDVDLAREGPAAAARIPPPAWEVARSALERGPVLVQVARAGYLPVVACARCREPARCAACHGPLRLDRPGVAPTCSWCGRHATNWHCPTCGHGALRAARVGSSRTAEELGRAFPSVPVVVSGASGSHGVVETVDDRPRVVVATPGAEPTAAGGYAAALILDAAATTSRPELWASAEALRRWFGAAALVRGAADGGTVMLLGRPAPIPAQALVRWDPAGFATRELGERSELAFPPAVRMASLQGSPRAVRSLLDHLDRFEGLELLGPVEAEDGEVRALLRTPRRSGAELARRLAQASAVRSARKEEGSVRIQVDPPDLW from the coding sequence GTGAGGGATACGTCGGTAGACGCCCGCGAGGCCTCCTCGGTCCCCAGGCCCGCTCCCTGGCCCGCCACCATCGCTGAGGCGGCACAAGCGACGCTCGCCTCGGGTCGGGGCGTCCTGATCGTCCTGCCGACGAACCGGCAGGTGGACGACGTCGTCGCTGCACTCAAGGATGCGCTGCCGGGCGAACCCGTCGCACGGCTCGTCGCGGACGACGGTCCAGCCCGCCGGTACCGCGCCTTCCTGAGGGTGCTGCTGGGTGACGTCCGTGTGGTGGTGGGCACGCGCGCCGCCGCGTTCGCGCCCGTAGCCAACCTTGGCCTCGCCGTCGTCTTCGACGACGGGGACGACCGCCTGGAGGAGCCTCGCGCGCCCTATCCCCACACCCGCCAGGTACTTGCCCTGCGCGCCGACCTCGAGGAGGCCGCCCTGCTCGTCGGCGGCTTCGCGCGCACCGTGGAGGCGCAGCTCCTCGTCGAGCAGGGGTGGGCCCACCCGGTGCAGGCACCGCGAACTGTCGTCCGCGCGGCGGCCCCCCGTGTGCTTGCACCGTCCGACGTCGACCTCGCCCGCGAAGGGCCGGCGGCCGCGGCACGGATCCCTCCTCCCGCCTGGGAGGTTGCCCGCTCGGCGTTGGAGCGTGGCCCCGTGCTGGTCCAGGTGGCCCGCGCCGGGTACCTGCCGGTCGTGGCCTGTGCACGCTGTCGGGAGCCCGCTCGCTGCGCCGCCTGCCACGGCCCCCTGCGACTCGACCGTCCAGGGGTCGCCCCGACGTGCTCCTGGTGCGGGCGTCACGCCACCAACTGGCACTGCCCGACGTGCGGCCACGGGGCACTGCGCGCCGCACGCGTCGGCTCATCACGCACGGCCGAGGAGCTCGGCAGGGCGTTCCCGTCCGTACCGGTCGTCGTCTCCGGCGCGAGCGGCAGCCACGGCGTCGTCGAGACTGTCGACGACAGGCCGCGGGTCGTTGTCGCCACGCCCGGCGCCGAGCCGACGGCGGCCGGTGGGTACGCCGCGGCCCTCATCCTCGACGCGGCGGCGACGACTTCTCGACCCGAACTGTGGGCATCTGCGGAGGCGCTCCGCCGATGGTTCGGGGCGGCGGCCCTCGTCCGGGGTGCGGCGGACGGAGGAACGGTGATGCTCCTGGGCCGTCCCGCCCCGATACCGGCGCAGGCGCTGGTCAGGTGGGACCCTGCGGGCTTCGCGACCCGTGAGCTGGGGGAGCGCAGCGAGCTCGCCTTCCCGCCCGCCGTACGGATGGCCTCGCTGCAGGGGAGCCCGCGGGCCGTGCGGTCGTTGCTCGACCATCTCGATCGTTTCGAGGGACTCGAACTGTTGGGGCCGGTCGAGGCGGAGGACGGTGAGGTCCGCGCGTTGCTGCGCACCCCCCGCCGGTCCGGTGCCGAGCTCGCCAGGCGGCTCGCGCAGGCCTCAGCCGTGCGCAGCGCCCGCAAGGAGGAGGGGTCTGTGCGCATCCAGGTGGACCCGCCGGACCTCTGGTGA
- a CDS encoding HAD family hydrolase, translating into MHRADSGTVVAYDTVVFDLGRVLVGWEPYLALADRMTRDEWETFSAAVDFPAVNHAMDAGLPHADAIARVEASHPEHAATLARYCSNFAATLTGPVDGTTEIVGELASAGTRLVGLTNWSAETFHHAAVSSPVIERLEGVVVSGREGVVKPDPAIFRILVDRHGLRPEATVFVDDSPANVAGAEAIGIRGLVFTDAAQLRADLVELGLLPGDGAPARQNGGSAD; encoded by the coding sequence ATGCACCGAGCCGACTCCGGCACGGTCGTCGCCTACGACACGGTCGTTTTCGACCTCGGCCGGGTGCTGGTGGGCTGGGAGCCTTATCTCGCCCTGGCGGACAGGATGACCCGGGACGAGTGGGAGACCTTCTCGGCGGCCGTCGACTTCCCGGCTGTGAACCACGCGATGGACGCCGGTCTGCCGCACGCCGACGCCATCGCGCGTGTGGAGGCGAGCCACCCCGAGCACGCGGCGACCCTCGCTCGCTACTGCAGCAACTTCGCCGCCACGCTGACCGGGCCCGTCGACGGGACGACCGAGATCGTCGGGGAGCTCGCGAGCGCCGGGACCCGGCTCGTCGGTCTGACCAACTGGTCGGCCGAGACCTTCCACCATGCGGCCGTGTCGTCACCGGTGATCGAGCGCCTGGAGGGCGTGGTGGTGTCTGGGCGTGAGGGCGTCGTCAAGCCGGACCCCGCGATCTTCCGGATCCTCGTCGACCGTCACGGGCTCCGGCCGGAGGCGACGGTGTTCGTCGACGACTCTCCGGCGAACGTGGCGGGCGCTGAAGCAATCGGCATCCGCGGACTCGTCTTCACCGACGCGGCACAGCTGCGTGCCGACCTTGTCGAGCTCGGCCTCCTGCCCGGTGACGGTGCGCCGGCTCGTCAGAACGGTGGCTCGGCCGACTGA
- a CDS encoding HNH endonuclease, with protein sequence MAVGTAAESEVTGGPVALLRAVRHAVGTLRAQADAAGARAWRHTEREDVIGTLDAVIRDLTVYRGRVLLAHKEDGRWGSARDRDFVDWRARTTGAGRGSASGEITVAAGLDAMPEVARAVDAGALDIEHARALARLREGASDEVKKALDSGVAADLVEHAKSKKLSAPELAKEARRRAATIDAQAAQETFDATWRRRSVTFGRSAGGGRSGRWQLDDVGGVLVETALDAVAGTVAADDSRSREQRHADALVTLASRTLQVGADLNGAQVRPHVALVVDEETWAASRAHGGKVDDATARKVDDVQGAGAAFGLLPDGTAADVRAVEDSAVCGVSGRPAGVPRLPDVEPAELEDGTIVPLRELLRLLCDCEVTRVVMTAESVPLDVGLTQRTYTRELRRAVTTRDRTCVWPGCTIRAAWSEVHHIVWYSRGGPTSVGNAATLCTYHHHVVHNDNVRLVPLTDGFAFYRADGSLIGTRRRPPRGPRKAAADKERRSPSPPPGAAELVAAWNTVGASEGATSPELPDMRPAGPRAASPTGSSDPPGSLSPPGSSAVPGTSSPPGSSAVPGTSSPPGSSAVPGASCPAASSAVQSTSLPPDTGTAKLEPQQPQRPRASVPAGRSHHEPLWNDGDLPAQSAEPPF encoded by the coding sequence ATGGCAGTCGGGACCGCTGCAGAGAGTGAGGTGACCGGGGGTCCGGTCGCGCTCCTGCGAGCGGTCCGGCACGCGGTCGGCACTCTACGCGCACAGGCGGACGCCGCCGGAGCGAGAGCCTGGCGGCACACAGAACGTGAGGACGTCATCGGCACTCTGGACGCCGTCATCCGCGATCTGACGGTCTACCGCGGGCGAGTGCTGCTGGCGCACAAGGAGGACGGCCGTTGGGGCTCGGCCCGCGACCGTGACTTCGTGGACTGGCGCGCCAGGACCACCGGCGCCGGTCGGGGTTCGGCGTCCGGCGAGATCACCGTGGCAGCAGGGCTCGACGCGATGCCCGAGGTCGCACGGGCCGTCGACGCCGGCGCGCTCGACATCGAGCACGCCAGGGCGTTGGCTCGCCTGCGCGAGGGAGCCTCCGACGAGGTGAAGAAGGCACTGGACTCCGGTGTTGCCGCCGACCTGGTGGAGCACGCCAAGAGCAAGAAGCTCAGCGCACCCGAGCTGGCCAAGGAAGCGCGTCGGCGGGCCGCAACGATCGACGCGCAGGCGGCGCAGGAGACCTTCGACGCCACCTGGCGCCGACGGTCCGTGACCTTCGGAAGGTCAGCCGGCGGAGGACGCTCCGGCAGGTGGCAGCTCGACGATGTCGGCGGCGTGCTCGTCGAGACGGCACTGGACGCGGTCGCGGGGACCGTCGCCGCGGACGACTCGCGCTCCCGGGAGCAGCGACACGCCGATGCCCTCGTCACCCTCGCGTCGAGGACGCTCCAGGTCGGTGCCGACCTCAACGGGGCCCAGGTCCGGCCGCACGTGGCGCTCGTGGTGGACGAGGAGACCTGGGCTGCCTCACGAGCCCATGGCGGGAAGGTCGACGACGCGACCGCCCGGAAGGTCGACGACGTGCAAGGGGCGGGTGCGGCCTTCGGCCTTCTGCCTGACGGCACGGCTGCGGACGTGCGTGCGGTCGAGGACTCGGCGGTATGCGGTGTCTCGGGCCGACCTGCTGGTGTGCCGAGGCTTCCCGATGTGGAGCCCGCCGAGCTGGAGGACGGAACGATCGTGCCGCTGCGCGAGCTGCTGCGCCTGCTCTGCGACTGCGAGGTCACGCGTGTCGTCATGACGGCCGAGTCAGTTCCGCTGGATGTCGGCCTGACCCAGCGGACCTACACCCGTGAGCTCCGCCGAGCCGTCACCACCCGCGACCGGACGTGCGTCTGGCCTGGTTGCACGATCCGGGCGGCCTGGTCAGAGGTTCACCACATCGTCTGGTACTCCCGTGGTGGTCCGACGTCGGTGGGGAACGCGGCTACGTTGTGCACCTACCACCACCACGTCGTCCACAACGACAACGTGAGGCTCGTCCCCCTCACCGACGGCTTCGCCTTCTACCGTGCTGACGGCTCGCTGATCGGGACACGACGTCGTCCGCCACGCGGGCCGCGCAAAGCCGCGGCGGACAAGGAAAGGCGATCACCCTCGCCGCCTCCTGGCGCCGCGGAACTTGTTGCCGCCTGGAACACGGTGGGTGCGAGCGAGGGCGCGACCAGCCCGGAGTTGCCGGACATGCGCCCCGCCGGACCACGAGCTGCTTCACCGACCGGTTCGTCGGATCCGCCGGGATCCTTGTCCCCGCCCGGCTCTTCAGCCGTGCCGGGGACGTCATCCCCGCCAGGTTCGTCAGCCGTGCCGGGGACGTCATCCCCGCCAGGCTCGTCGGCCGTGCCGGGGGCGTCCTGCCCAGCCGCGTCTTCGGCGGTCCAGAGCACGTCGCTGCCGCCAGACACCGGGACAGCCAAACTCGAGCCCCAGCAGCCACAGCGTCCGCGAGCAAGTGTCCCGGCCGGGCGGTCACACCACGAGCCGTTGTGGAACGACGGAGACCTGCCGGCTCAGTCGGCCGAGCCACCGTTCTGA